In Allocoprobacillus halotolerans, a genomic segment contains:
- a CDS encoding ABC transporter ATP-binding protein produces the protein MIKLRKFAYKFWLPILLCIGCVFIQSQSELALPDYMSDIVTNGIQAGGFDTSIGDVYSPETFEHLLLFADEKQQETIQSSYTLTSYEDLSQDLKDTFPKLEDAYVLNDLSTKQTEELESALIKPMLMVSSIDAMDPESTQYQQMFQNIPEGMDIYQVFEMMDEQTKNQMTADIDAQIDTMGESTMLVAAGNGVKSEYIALGADVDQMQTEYIFFAGFKMLGIALLGSLAAMASAFLSSRVGSGFARNLRKAVFKKVESFSNSEFNKFSTASLITRTTNDITQVQMLMIMLLRIVLFAPMMGVGALIKAFTHSSSMTWIILMILIVITVVIGVLMKVVLPKFKIIQSLIDKLNLTMRENLTGVLVIRAFGNEKHSEERFDKANNDLTTVNLFVNRAMATLMPIMMFIMNFATVLVVWVGSQQLDLGNIAIGEMMAFIQYAMQIIMSFLFIAMIFIMIPRASVAADRVYEVLSTDLTIQDPKQPVDFDDSQRGVVEFKDVSFQYPGAHEAVLSHISFQAKPGQTTAFIGSTGSGKSTLINLIPRFYDVSEGEVLVDGVNVKDVVQHDLRERIGVVPQKGVLFSGTIRSNLKYGAHDATDEELDEVIRVAQAKEFVDEKPQGLDEPISQGGTNVSGGQKQRLAIARALAKNPEILIFDDSFSALDFKTDATLRKELSQLMEKNNNTVLIVGQRIASIMDADQIIVLDDGKIVGKGTHDELMKTCQVYQEIAYSQLSKEELANA, from the coding sequence GTGATAAAATTACGCAAGTTTGCCTATAAATTTTGGTTACCTATTCTTTTGTGTATTGGATGTGTTTTTATTCAATCACAATCAGAATTAGCCTTACCGGATTATATGAGTGATATTGTCACAAATGGGATTCAGGCAGGTGGATTTGATACATCTATTGGAGATGTTTATAGTCCAGAAACTTTTGAACATTTATTGCTTTTTGCTGATGAAAAGCAACAAGAAACAATTCAATCAAGTTATACTTTGACATCTTATGAAGACTTATCACAAGATTTAAAAGATACGTTTCCAAAATTAGAAGATGCTTATGTTTTAAATGATTTGTCAACAAAACAGACAGAAGAATTAGAAAGTGCATTGATTAAACCAATGTTGATGGTTTCTTCTATTGATGCGATGGATCCTGAATCTACTCAGTATCAACAGATGTTTCAAAATATACCAGAAGGTATGGATATTTATCAGGTTTTTGAAATGATGGATGAACAAACCAAAAATCAGATGACTGCTGATATTGATGCTCAAATTGATACAATGGGTGAATCAACAATGTTAGTGGCTGCTGGAAATGGTGTCAAAAGTGAATATATAGCACTAGGTGCTGATGTCGATCAAATGCAAACAGAATATATTTTCTTTGCTGGTTTTAAAATGTTAGGTATTGCATTATTAGGTTCATTAGCGGCGATGGCTTCAGCATTTTTATCATCAAGAGTTGGATCAGGTTTTGCCAGAAATTTAAGAAAAGCTGTATTTAAGAAAGTTGAAAGTTTTTCTAACAGTGAATTTAATAAATTTTCTACTGCTTCATTAATTACCCGTACAACAAATGATATTACCCAAGTACAGATGTTGATGATTATGTTATTGCGTATTGTTTTATTTGCACCAATGATGGGGGTAGGGGCTTTAATTAAAGCTTTTACACATTCTTCATCTATGACATGGATAATATTGATGATTTTAATTGTCATTACAGTTGTCATTGGTGTATTGATGAAAGTTGTTTTACCAAAATTTAAAATCATTCAATCATTAATTGATAAATTAAACTTAACAATGCGTGAAAATTTAACAGGGGTTCTTGTTATTAGAGCTTTTGGTAATGAAAAACATAGTGAAGAACGTTTTGATAAAGCCAATAACGATTTAACAACTGTCAATTTATTTGTCAATCGTGCAATGGCAACATTAATGCCAATTATGATGTTTATTATGAACTTTGCAACTGTTTTAGTTGTTTGGGTGGGTTCACAACAATTAGATTTAGGAAATATTGCGATTGGTGAAATGATGGCATTTATTCAATATGCAATGCAAATTATTATGTCATTTTTATTCATTGCGATGATTTTCATTATGATACCTCGTGCCAGTGTCGCTGCTGATCGTGTTTATGAAGTATTATCAACAGATTTAACAATTCAAGATCCTAAGCAACCTGTTGATTTTGATGACAGTCAAAGAGGTGTTGTGGAATTTAAAGATGTGTCTTTCCAATATCCAGGAGCGCATGAAGCTGTTTTAAGTCATATTAGCTTTCAAGCAAAACCTGGTCAAACGACAGCCTTTATTGGGTCAACGGGTTCAGGAAAAAGTACATTGATTAACTTGATTCCAAGATTCTATGATGTCAGTGAAGGTGAAGTGCTGGTAGATGGTGTCAATGTCAAAGATGTTGTGCAACATGATTTAAGAGAACGTATTGGTGTTGTTCCTCAAAAAGGTGTTTTATTTTCAGGAACCATTCGTTCAAATTTAAAATATGGGGCACATGATGCAACTGATGAAGAATTAGATGAAGTGATTCGTGTAGCACAGGCTAAGGAATTCGTAGATGAAAAACCACAGGGATTGGACGAACCAATTTCGCAAGGTGGAACGAATGTGTCTGGTGGACAAAAACAGCGTTTAGCAATTGCCAGAGCGTTAGCCAAAAATCCTGAAATCTTAATTTTTGATGATAGTTTTTCAGCATTGGATTTTAAAACCGATGCGACTTTAAGAAAAGAATTAAGTCAGTTAATGGAAAAGAATAATAATACTGTTTTAATTGTTGGACAAAGAATTGCTTCTATCATGGATGCAGATCAAATTATTGTTTTAGATGATGGAAAAATTGTTGGAAAAGGAACACATGATGAATTGATGAAAACTTGTCAAGTTTATCAGGAAATTGCTTATTCACAACTTTCAAAGGAGGAATTAGCCAATGCCTAG
- a CDS encoding MarR family winged helix-turn-helix transcriptional regulator — MEYENFGQLMEEMRDIHKLLQKLTSQKCHHLTMEQVKLIFLIAQNQMNQKEIAQRLRITEATLSVRIKRLVDMGLIERKMNEDDKRYYQIILSSKGKAVIGEMKNDFHHVHDVVCKDLTEEDYQAVLKVIKKIKRNLKEEMQ, encoded by the coding sequence ATGGAATATGAAAATTTTGGTCAATTGATGGAAGAAATGAGAGATATTCATAAATTGCTTCAAAAATTGACTTCACAAAAATGTCATCATTTGACAATGGAACAGGTGAAATTGATTTTTTTAATAGCACAAAATCAAATGAATCAAAAGGAAATTGCTCAAAGACTTCGTATTACTGAGGCAACTCTTTCAGTAAGGATTAAACGTTTAGTGGATATGGGACTTATTGAAAGAAAAATGAATGAAGATGATAAACGTTATTATCAGATTATTTTATCTTCCAAAGGGAAAGCTGTTATTGGTGAAATGAAAAATGATTTTCATCATGTTCATGATGTTGTCTGTAAAGATTTAACAGAAGAGGATTATCAGGCTGTTTTAAAAGTGATTAAAAAGATTAAAAGAAATTTAAAGGAGGAAATGCAGTGA
- a CDS encoding acetyl-CoA carboxylase biotin carboxyl carrier protein, producing MDTEKIKSIMKMFEESQISKMDLTDGDLHITLEKDIEVKQVVAPVNIETPVQEQEEKAGTPIKSPIVGTYYQSSGAEKEPFVKVGDMIQEGDTICIIEAMKVMNEIKATVSGKVLSIEVQDGETVEYDQTLMMIG from the coding sequence ATGGATACGGAAAAAATTAAATCAATTATGAAGATGTTTGAAGAAAGTCAAATATCAAAGATGGATTTAACTGATGGTGATTTACATATCACATTAGAAAAAGATATAGAAGTGAAGCAGGTTGTGGCACCTGTAAATATAGAAACACCTGTTCAAGAGCAAGAAGAAAAAGCTGGAACACCTATAAAAAGTCCAATTGTTGGAACATATTATCAATCAAGTGGGGCTGAAAAAGAACCTTTTGTTAAAGTGGGAGATATGATTCAAGAAGGAGATACGATTTGTATCATTGAAGCAATGAAAGTGATGAATGAAATCAAAGCAACTGTTTCTGGAAAAGTTTTATCTATTGAAGTTCAAGATGGTGAAACTGTTGAATATGATCAAACTTTAATGATGATAGGGTAA
- a CDS encoding ABC transporter permease: protein MSGISHRLCQYIEPVMTFLQTIPQIGYILILLVWFHSTTALILIVFLMLVPVFYFNAFQGILHIDSDLQDIIQLYHHSFFYNLRYAYLPLIQGYIQSAIQTTLPLSFKAGVMAEIFVSTQYGIGKKLYYARVQIDMVGIFAWILWMVIIVFVMTKLSDLWIHYLQRKKHSL, encoded by the coding sequence ATGAGTGGAATTTCACATCGCTTATGTCAATATATAGAACCTGTCATGACCTTTTTACAAACCATTCCTCAAATTGGCTATATTTTGATTTTACTTGTTTGGTTTCATAGTACAACAGCTTTGATATTGATTGTCTTTTTGATGTTAGTACCAGTCTTTTATTTTAATGCTTTCCAAGGAATTTTGCATATAGATAGTGATTTGCAGGATATTATTCAATTATATCATCACTCTTTTTTCTATAATTTGCGTTATGCTTATTTACCTTTGATTCAAGGATATATTCAATCTGCCATTCAAACAACATTACCATTAAGTTTTAAAGCAGGTGTCATGGCAGAAATTTTTGTATCTACTCAATATGGCATTGGAAAAAAATTATATTATGCTAGAGTTCAAATTGATATGGTTGGTATCTTTGCATGGATTCTTTGGATGGTGATTATTGTTTTTGTGATGACAAAATTATCTGATTTATGGATTCATTATTTACAAAGGAAAAAACATTCTCTTTAA
- the proB gene encoding glutamate 5-kinase, whose product MRKTKNIKRVIIKVGSSSLCHQDGYIDQQKILYLVMQVAKLIEQGMTVVIVSSGAISAGMGAMELPRKPETLPQKQALAAIGQAKLMQIYEEIFQLFHLKCSQVLLNHGDFDDRQRLLNLSHTMNALIDYGVIPIVNENDALAVEEIRVGDNDTLSALLVPVIDADLLILVSDIDGLYTDNPHVNPQAKLLKYVEHIDEKIEKMASGSTSKLGTGGMATKIKAAKIVNDYGKDMVIVNGQKANSILHVFDEHESGTWFNGGSGQNLKAKAHWLTYRSHSKGKIIVDDGACLALKAHKSLLPSGIVDVKGQFLAGQVVDVVSQKGQRIAKGIVQYSSLEIIMIKGHQSYEIKHILDRHDYDEVIHVNNMVILGGDTNE is encoded by the coding sequence ATGAGGAAGACGAAAAATATCAAGAGAGTGATTATTAAAGTAGGATCATCATCTTTATGTCATCAAGATGGCTATATTGATCAACAAAAAATATTATATTTAGTTATGCAGGTTGCCAAGTTAATTGAACAAGGAATGACGGTTGTCATCGTTTCATCAGGGGCGATTAGTGCTGGAATGGGAGCGATGGAATTGCCACGTAAACCAGAAACATTGCCTCAAAAACAGGCTTTAGCGGCGATTGGACAAGCTAAATTGATGCAGATTTATGAAGAAATCTTTCAATTATTTCATTTAAAATGTTCACAAGTTTTATTGAATCATGGAGATTTTGATGATCGTCAAAGACTTTTAAATTTATCTCATACAATGAATGCTTTAATTGATTATGGGGTTATTCCTATTGTCAATGAAAATGATGCTTTAGCAGTGGAAGAAATTAGAGTAGGGGATAATGATACTTTGTCAGCTTTACTTGTTCCTGTGATTGATGCTGACTTATTAATATTAGTGAGTGATATTGATGGGTTATATACTGATAATCCACATGTCAATCCTCAAGCGAAACTTTTAAAATATGTTGAACATATTGATGAAAAGATTGAAAAGATGGCATCTGGTTCGACTTCAAAGTTAGGAACGGGTGGTATGGCAACTAAAATTAAAGCTGCTAAGATTGTCAATGATTATGGAAAAGATATGGTTATTGTGAATGGGCAAAAAGCCAATAGTATTTTACATGTTTTTGATGAACATGAATCAGGAACATGGTTCAATGGTGGTAGTGGACAAAATCTGAAAGCTAAGGCACATTGGTTAACTTATCGTAGTCATTCAAAGGGTAAAATTATCGTTGATGATGGCGCTTGTCTGGCTTTAAAAGCACATAAAAGTTTGTTGCCCTCTGGCATTGTTGATGTCAAAGGACAATTTTTAGCGGGACAAGTTGTGGATGTTGTCAGTCAAAAAGGACAAAGAATCGCAAAAGGGATTGTGCAATATTCAAGTTTAGAAATTATAATGATTAAAGGACATCAAAGCTATGAGATTAAGCATATATTAGATCGTCATGATTATGATGAGGTTATACATGTCAATAATATGGTGATTTTAGGAGGGGATACCAATGAATGA
- the rbr gene encoding rubrerythrin — protein MDFRNSQTKDNLMRAFAGESQARNRYTFAGALAAKKGHHMLADVFYFTANQEKEHAEIFYNHLKELTGETIVIDGGYPVDTYDDVLSLLKSARHNEYEEYEDVYQNFGEIAKEEGFHKVAQDFFNIAEIEKTHGDRFEKMATLLENGQLYASDQPCYWMCLNCGFIFEGTRAPQLCPVCSHDQGYFVRLKDAPFTCEPSQ, from the coding sequence ATGGACTTTCGTAATAGTCAAACAAAAGATAATTTAATGAGAGCCTTTGCAGGTGAATCACAAGCGAGAAATCGTTATACTTTTGCTGGTGCTTTAGCAGCTAAAAAAGGTCATCATATGTTAGCTGATGTATTTTATTTTACAGCCAATCAGGAAAAGGAACATGCTGAAATTTTTTACAATCATTTAAAGGAATTAACTGGTGAAACGATTGTTATTGATGGTGGTTATCCAGTAGATACTTATGATGATGTTTTATCATTATTAAAGAGTGCCAGACACAATGAGTATGAAGAATACGAAGATGTCTATCAAAATTTTGGTGAGATTGCTAAAGAAGAAGGATTTCATAAGGTTGCACAAGATTTTTTCAATATTGCAGAAATTGAAAAAACTCATGGTGATCGTTTTGAAAAGATGGCAACTCTTTTGGAAAATGGACAACTCTATGCATCTGATCAACCTTGTTATTGGATGTGCTTGAATTGTGGTTTTATTTTTGAAGGTACACGTGCACCACAGCTTTGTCCAGTATGTTCACATGATCAAGGATATTTTGTTAGATTAAAAGATGCACCATTTACTTGTGAACCGTCTCAATGA
- a CDS encoding ABC transporter ATP-binding protein — translation MNKKWQTLKKSIQQISPFLAPYKWGFIIAIMMIVVTCFSLSTSPMIEGMMTSLLMENAMDMMQGIPGAHVEYDRVIEIIIMLLGIYLLKTFSQSITIVTLTNSIQKTMHDLRNALQDKIRKLPVSYFDQHKYGDVLSRITNDVDTLSNALQQTLTEMIRGILMMILAIVMMMRINITMTCIVLLIIPAALLITRFIVKRSQKKFQAQQDALGNLNGAITEMYSGYREILLFNKQKDAIEKFKGINQTLYRNAFQAQFMSSIISPCISLVTYIIIGTIGFVGSLSVLNGTLLVGELQAFVRYIWQVNDPVSQVSNLSSQIQSAFAALHRISEVLNEPEEKPIDNPQSLTNTKGHVTFDHLCFGYHEKEVLHDIDVDIQSGQMVAIVGPTGSGKTTLISLLLRFYDVTSGSIRIDGVDIRQIPREQLRSMFGMVLQDTWLFHGTIYENIHYGRLDARKDEVIEAARQANVDHFIRTLPDGYDMIVNEEANNISQGEKQLLTIARAMLKNPQIMILDEATSSVDTRLEKRLQDAMQKVMKGRTSFVIAHRLSTIRNADLILVIKDGYLVEQGKHEDLLAKNGFYSQLYNAQFQETA, via the coding sequence ATGAATAAGAAATGGCAAACATTAAAAAAATCAATCCAACAGATTTCTCCTTTTTTAGCACCTTATAAATGGGGATTTATCATTGCAATTATGATGATTGTTGTGACATGTTTTTCATTATCTACATCACCTATGATTGAAGGGATGATGACATCATTATTGATGGAAAATGCGATGGATATGATGCAAGGGATACCGGGTGCTCATGTAGAATATGATCGTGTTATTGAAATTATTATCATGTTGTTAGGAATATATTTATTAAAAACTTTTTCACAATCTATTACGATTGTCACATTAACAAATTCTATTCAAAAAACAATGCATGATTTAAGAAATGCTTTGCAAGATAAGATTAGAAAATTACCTGTGAGTTATTTTGACCAACATAAATATGGGGATGTTTTAAGTCGTATTACAAATGATGTTGATACATTGTCTAATGCTTTGCAACAGACTTTAACAGAAATGATTAGAGGCATTTTGATGATGATTTTAGCTATTGTTATGATGATGCGTATCAATATCACGATGACTTGTATTGTCTTATTGATTATTCCTGCGGCTTTATTGATTACAAGATTTATTGTCAAGCGTTCCCAAAAGAAATTCCAGGCTCAACAAGATGCATTAGGAAATTTAAATGGAGCCATTACTGAAATGTATAGTGGTTATCGTGAAATTCTATTGTTTAATAAGCAAAAAGATGCGATTGAAAAATTTAAAGGTATTAATCAAACATTATATCGCAATGCTTTTCAGGCACAATTTATGTCTTCTATTATTTCGCCATGTATATCATTAGTCACTTATATCATTATTGGTACAATTGGTTTTGTGGGAAGTTTATCTGTCTTAAATGGGACATTGCTAGTAGGAGAATTGCAGGCTTTTGTACGTTATATTTGGCAAGTCAATGATCCGGTTTCTCAAGTCAGTAACTTATCTTCACAAATTCAATCAGCTTTTGCAGCCTTACATAGAATTTCTGAAGTCTTGAATGAACCTGAAGAAAAACCAATAGATAATCCTCAATCTCTTACAAACACAAAAGGTCATGTCACGTTTGATCATCTTTGTTTTGGTTATCATGAAAAAGAAGTTCTTCATGATATTGATGTTGATATTCAAAGTGGACAGATGGTCGCTATTGTAGGACCAACTGGTTCTGGAAAAACAACGTTAATCAGTTTATTGTTACGTTTTTATGATGTGACATCAGGAAGTATTCGTATTGATGGTGTGGATATTAGACAAATTCCTAGAGAACAATTGCGTTCTATGTTTGGAATGGTTTTACAGGATACATGGTTATTTCATGGAACGATTTATGAAAATATTCATTATGGACGTTTGGATGCAAGAAAGGATGAAGTGATTGAAGCAGCTAGACAAGCTAATGTTGATCATTTTATTAGAACGTTACCAGATGGATATGACATGATTGTTAATGAAGAAGCTAATAATATTTCACAAGGTGAAAAGCAGTTATTAACGATTGCAAGAGCAATGTTAAAAAATCCTCAAATTATGATTTTAGATGAAGCCACTTCATCAGTTGATACACGATTAGAGAAACGTTTGCAAGATGCGATGCAAAAAGTTATGAAAGGACGTACTAGTTTTGTCATTGCACATCGTTTATCAACGATTAGAAATGCTGATTTAATTCTTGTAATTAAAGATGGTTATCTTGTAGAACAAGGGAAACATGAAGATTTATTAGCAAAGAATGGTTTTTATAGTCAGTTGTATAATGCCCAGTTCCAAGAAACAGCGTAA
- a CDS encoding acyl carrier protein, whose translation MFEQVKDALVESLNIDGEGITLESKLKEDLDIDSLAAVELSLDLETEFDVEISDEELAALVTVEDIVKLIESKQ comes from the coding sequence ATGTTTGAACAAGTAAAAGATGCATTAGTAGAATCTTTAAATATTGATGGAGAAGGAATTACATTAGAATCTAAATTAAAAGAAGATTTAGATATTGATTCTTTAGCAGCTGTTGAATTGTCTTTAGATTTAGAAACAGAGTTTGATGTTGAAATTTCTGATGAAGAATTAGCTGCATTAGTTACTGTTGAAGATATCGTGAAATTAATTGAATCTAAACAATAA
- a CDS encoding glutamate-5-semialdehyde dehydrogenase, translating to MNEKLLEQLHQAKNAARQMMNMSTEIKNQALRNIAETLQKHVLDIIKENQKDIENAKASGMSEAMIDRLLLNEERIISMSQDVLKLIDLSDPVGEIIREIKRPNGLLIRQVRIPIGVFGIIYESRPNVTVDIASLCIKSGNVCILKGGKEAIHSNLFLTRLMQEAIDGILPVECVQLIDYGGREMVDELIHAYGYVDVVVPRGGAGLIQHVVCNATVPVIETGAGNCHLYIDKEANMKKAIDITINAKIQRPSVCNAIETILVHRDIADVYLPLLYQHFQERVEIRGDASVQKIIPCQPVTDKDYATEYDDYIVAVHVVKDVQEAIEHIYQYSTKHSEAIVTENLETACLFLKTVDSACVYHNASTRFSDGGQFGFGAELGISTQKLHARGPLGLLEMTSYQYQIHGQGQVRE from the coding sequence ATGAATGAAAAACTTTTAGAACAGCTTCATCAAGCAAAGAACGCAGCACGTCAAATGATGAATATGTCTACAGAAATAAAAAATCAAGCATTAAGAAATATAGCTGAAACATTACAAAAACATGTTTTGGATATTATCAAAGAAAATCAAAAAGATATTGAAAATGCAAAAGCATCAGGAATGTCAGAAGCAATGATTGATCGTCTTTTGTTGAATGAAGAACGCATTATATCCATGTCACAAGATGTTTTAAAACTGATTGATTTAAGTGACCCAGTGGGAGAAATAATCAGAGAAATCAAAAGGCCTAATGGTTTACTCATTCGTCAAGTCCGTATACCGATTGGAGTGTTTGGTATTATTTATGAGTCACGTCCTAATGTGACAGTTGATATAGCAAGTTTATGCATCAAATCTGGAAATGTCTGTATTTTAAAAGGTGGAAAAGAAGCTATTCATTCCAATCTCTTTTTAACTCGTTTGATGCAAGAAGCTATTGATGGAATTCTCCCTGTTGAATGTGTTCAATTGATTGATTATGGAGGACGAGAAATGGTGGATGAATTGATTCATGCCTATGGTTATGTGGATGTCGTTGTGCCTCGAGGAGGAGCAGGATTAATTCAACATGTCGTTTGCAATGCAACTGTTCCAGTTATTGAAACAGGTGCAGGAAACTGTCATTTATATATTGATAAAGAAGCCAATATGAAAAAGGCTATTGATATTACGATTAATGCCAAAATACAAAGACCATCAGTTTGTAATGCGATTGAAACGATTTTGGTTCATCGAGATATTGCTGATGTTTATTTGCCTTTGTTATATCAACATTTTCAAGAACGTGTAGAAATACGTGGTGATGCTTCTGTTCAAAAAATCATTCCATGTCAACCAGTGACAGATAAAGATTATGCAACTGAATATGATGATTATATTGTGGCAGTTCATGTTGTCAAAGATGTACAGGAAGCGATTGAACATATTTATCAATATTCAACAAAACATTCAGAAGCTATCGTGACTGAAAATTTAGAAACAGCATGTTTATTTTTAAAAACAGTGGATTCGGCTTGTGTTTACCATAATGCTTCTACTCGTTTTAGTGATGGAGGACAATTTGGTTTTGGGGCAGAACTAGGCATCAGTACCCAGAAATTACATGCCAGAGGTCCACTAGGACTTTTGGAAATGACATCTTATCAATACCAGATTCATGGCCAAGGTCAAGTTCGTGAGTAG
- a CDS encoding PD-(D/E)XK nuclease family transposase — translation MLKEKRRIEDFKNDVLFKFTLRDDQDPDCLYLLKLIIENIAGIECCSLKVQNPELNPQHVEDKDMILDVRVTNEKDEICDVEMQNSSLDQEQYQRFQIYGARLLVEQQKRGQDYVSNIHHVFQLIFIDDLDKDNLVLIDRYVSKNEEGHIEKYHLITRIYIYLPYINLLKKEKGLDKFNELEIAIYIFKNGIDDDIMKTKKKVVEIMEKKVEKFNEDIILQDMAFNRDLNRRARKAKEKREHEEGLRIGKEEGRKETLKYNVVKLFMKMNPNHETDFLDHLSLEQYEKIFDLLLEEASLEDIYKIAQKKLD, via the coding sequence ATGTTAAAGGAAAAAAGAAGAATTGAAGATTTTAAGAATGATGTTTTGTTTAAATTTACTTTAAGGGATGATCAGGACCCCGACTGCCTTTATCTTTTAAAATTGATTATTGAAAATATTGCAGGAATTGAATGTTGTTCATTGAAAGTGCAAAATCCTGAATTGAATCCCCAGCATGTTGAAGATAAGGATATGATTCTTGATGTAAGAGTTACAAATGAAAAAGATGAAATCTGTGATGTAGAAATGCAAAATTCATCACTGGACCAGGAACAATATCAAAGATTTCAAATCTATGGAGCCAGATTGCTAGTTGAACAGCAAAAGCGAGGACAGGATTATGTGTCCAATATTCATCATGTATTTCAATTGATTTTTATCGATGATCTAGATAAGGATAATCTTGTTTTGATAGACAGATATGTGAGCAAAAATGAAGAAGGGCATATAGAAAAATATCATTTAATAACAAGAATCTACATATATTTACCATATATCAATCTTTTGAAAAAAGAAAAGGGATTGGATAAATTTAATGAATTGGAAATCGCCATCTACATATTCAAAAATGGGATTGATGATGATATAATGAAAACGAAGAAAAAGGTGGTGGAGATCATGGAAAAGAAAGTAGAAAAGTTTAATGAAGATATTATTTTGCAGGATATGGCATTCAATCGTGACTTGAACAGAAGGGCGAGAAAGGCAAAGGAGAAAAGAGAACACGAGGAAGGATTGCGTATTGGAAAAGAAGAAGGGAGAAAAGAAACCTTAAAGTATAATGTCGTTAAATTATTTATGAAAATGAATCCTAATCATGAAACAGATTTCCTTGATCACTTGTCATTAGAACAATATGAAAAGATATTTGACCTTTTGCTTGAAGAAGCAAGTTTAGAAGATATTTATAAAATAGCACAAAAAAAGCTTGATTAA